A DNA window from Anaerocolumna sp. AGMB13020 contains the following coding sequences:
- a CDS encoding flagellar brake protein, whose amino-acid sequence MVRDVVSIGDKVELKILDRDEENEKACYKSKVLDFPDYKSAIITMPIVKGRIVPLSVGDRYSVRFFANNGLYECKGIVTDRSNDDNVYILTIEFTSALEKHQRRKYFRLSCVLDTEYYIVTETEQTLRYKLKKDEFKSPEEKEACFEALKQCKRDWQNGIIVDLSGGGVRLTSENLHEIGSFVQMKIQFGVPVKLKAEYVSGAIISSEKMTNRVGFFEYRLQFKEVLKEDREAIIKYIFEEEVRQRAKDKKPGR is encoded by the coding sequence ATGGTACGTGATGTTGTATCCATTGGAGATAAGGTCGAACTAAAAATATTAGACAGGGATGAAGAAAACGAAAAAGCCTGTTATAAAAGCAAGGTATTGGATTTTCCGGATTATAAATCTGCTATTATAACTATGCCCATTGTTAAAGGCAGAATAGTACCTCTATCGGTAGGTGACAGATACAGTGTACGTTTTTTTGCAAATAATGGTTTATATGAATGTAAAGGGATAGTTACGGACCGATCAAATGATGATAATGTGTACATACTAACCATAGAATTTACATCTGCGCTGGAAAAGCACCAAAGAAGAAAATATTTTCGCCTTTCTTGTGTGTTAGATACAGAGTATTATATCGTAACAGAAACCGAGCAGACTCTCCGGTATAAATTAAAGAAAGATGAGTTTAAGAGCCCGGAGGAGAAAGAAGCTTGTTTTGAAGCACTGAAGCAATGTAAGAGAGACTGGCAGAATGGTATTATCGTGGATCTAAGTGGTGGAGGAGTAAGACTGACTTCGGAGAATTTACATGAAATCGGCAGTTTTGTGCAAATGAAGATTCAATTTGGAGTACCGGTAAAACTGAAGGCTGAATATGTCTCAGGAGCCATAATTTCTTCCGAAAAAATGACGAACCGCGTTGGATTCTTCGAATATCGGCTGCAATTTAAAGAGGTTCTGAAGGAAGATAGAGAAGCAATTATAAAATATATCTTTGAAGAAGAAGTTCGGCAAAGGGCAAAAGACAAGAAACCTGGCAGGTAG
- a CDS encoding chemotaxis protein CheW yields the protein MENTVNDGKQYIVVKIGIEQYGIDIKYIDNIVRMQSITRVPKAQHYFKGVINLRGEIIPVMSLRLKFGLEEDKITGASRIIIIKFDSQSAVGIIVDEVKEVVTLDDSMVEKVTNSAVEDKNGYLSGIGKHNDSLISLLNINGVIVEKETV from the coding sequence ATGGAAAATACAGTTAATGACGGAAAGCAGTATATCGTAGTAAAAATAGGAATTGAGCAATATGGTATTGATATTAAATATATTGATAATATAGTTCGTATGCAAAGCATAACGAGAGTACCAAAAGCACAGCATTATTTCAAAGGTGTTATCAATTTAAGGGGTGAGATCATTCCTGTAATGAGCCTTCGCTTAAAATTCGGACTGGAAGAGGATAAGATTACAGGTGCTTCCAGGATCATCATAATTAAATTTGATTCTCAATCTGCTGTGGGCATTATTGTGGATGAAGTAAAAGAAGTGGTTACATTAGATGACAGTATGGTGGAGAAGGTTACCAACAGTGCAGTGGAAGACAAGAATGGATACCTCTCAGGGATAGGTAAACATAATGACAGCCTGATTTCTTTGCTCAATATCAATGGGGTTATTGTGGAGAAAGAAACAGTATAA
- the cheB gene encoding chemotaxis-specific protein-glutamate methyltransferase CheB — translation MRRVLSDIINSDPRFHVSKVAVNGLEAFMLLTQHKEVYDAVILDINMPQMSGIELLEQLEQKKIKATIIIVSTLAKEGAKETIRALELGAFDFVTKPESFFEVKSDKFKNKIVACLEVATKLNGIREIQKEDSSPKMNSLYKTAASNNISVKNESISSSSSAILPKVSTLNRTGRKLIAIACSTGGPKALQQVIPKLSAALGCSVLIVQHMPEGFTASLANRLNEISNIRVKEAEHLEALSENTAYIAKGGYQMRLTRADLNKEVLTVTQEPAKNGLKPCADYMYESIADSAYTDIICVVLTGMGSDGTYGIKKLKEKKNVYVIAQDEATSTVYGMPKVVRDNGLVNEVVPLEKIADAIQKSLGVQ, via the coding sequence ATGAGAAGGGTACTCTCTGATATAATAAATTCAGATCCTAGGTTTCACGTTTCAAAAGTTGCTGTTAATGGACTGGAGGCATTTATGTTATTAACACAGCATAAAGAAGTTTATGATGCTGTGATTCTGGATATTAACATGCCTCAGATGAGCGGAATCGAATTGCTAGAGCAGCTTGAGCAGAAGAAGATCAAAGCAACGATTATTATTGTCAGCACTTTGGCAAAAGAAGGTGCAAAGGAGACAATCAGAGCTTTGGAATTAGGTGCTTTTGATTTTGTTACCAAACCGGAAAGCTTCTTTGAGGTAAAAAGTGATAAGTTTAAAAATAAAATTGTAGCATGCCTCGAAGTTGCAACTAAACTGAATGGAATACGCGAAATACAAAAAGAAGACAGTTCTCCGAAGATGAACAGTCTTTACAAAACGGCTGCAAGTAACAATATTTCTGTAAAGAATGAATCAATCAGTTCTTCTTCCTCAGCAATTCTTCCTAAGGTTTCCACCTTAAACAGAACTGGCAGAAAGCTAATAGCAATTGCTTGTTCTACCGGTGGTCCAAAAGCTTTACAGCAGGTTATTCCTAAACTCAGTGCCGCATTAGGCTGCAGTGTACTTATTGTACAGCATATGCCTGAAGGCTTCACAGCTTCTTTGGCGAATAGATTAAATGAAATCAGCAATATAAGAGTGAAAGAAGCAGAACATTTGGAAGCACTTTCGGAAAATACCGCCTATATCGCAAAAGGCGGATATCAGATGAGGCTGACTCGGGCAGACCTGAACAAAGAGGTGTTAACTGTTACACAGGAACCAGCAAAGAATGGCTTAAAGCCCTGTGCGGATTATATGTATGAATCCATTGCAGATTCTGCATATACAGACATCATATGTGTGGTATTAACCGGAATGGGCAGCGACGGAACCTATGGTATAAAAAAACTAAAAGAAAAAAAGAACGTTTATGTAATTGCACAGGATGAAGCTACCAGTACTGTATATGGCATGCCAAAGGTCGTCAGAGACAATGGACTTGTCAATGAGGTAGTTCCATTGGAAAAAATAGCAGATGCAATACAAAAAAGTCTGGGGGTACAATAG
- the flhF gene encoding flagellar biosynthesis protein FlhF, whose translation MIIKKYQAETETEAILLAKNELGKDAIVMNIKTISPKGVYRLFRKPSVEITAAVDDTGILSGGKKEAENNPPNIKSSFFTNTSLESSLVDKNSAMKSSSFTEDASAIEKKLNSLQELLEKQLLERQSEKKEPEENKQKDPEEQKREACIQLVYDQLLRNEVDEKFVTQLVAEIENKITKDITIDNILSHVYQKIILKLGQPKTIEVQENKCKFIFFIGPTGVGKTTTIAKIASDLKLNRKLKVAMLTSDTYRIAAVDQLRTYANILGIPMKVIYTEEEMISAREELLDYDIVLVDTAGRSHKNRQQRDDVERLLGTVTEDEKEIYLVLSATTKYKDLIRITENYSEITNYRLIFTKLDETISVGNILNIRMLTNAELSYATCGQNVPDDIGKIDTQETAKKLLGGFE comes from the coding sequence GTGATTATTAAAAAATATCAGGCAGAAACAGAGACGGAAGCGATTCTTCTGGCAAAGAATGAGCTGGGTAAAGATGCCATCGTAATGAATATTAAGACCATTTCGCCCAAGGGGGTATACAGACTTTTTCGTAAACCATCTGTTGAGATAACAGCGGCAGTGGATGATACCGGTATATTATCAGGCGGAAAGAAAGAAGCTGAAAATAATCCCCCTAATATAAAGTCGTCTTTTTTTACAAATACTTCATTAGAAAGTAGCCTTGTTGACAAGAATTCAGCAATGAAAAGCAGTTCCTTTACGGAGGATGCTTCAGCCATTGAAAAAAAACTCAACAGTCTTCAGGAATTGCTGGAGAAACAATTGCTGGAACGACAGAGCGAGAAAAAAGAACCGGAAGAAAACAAGCAAAAAGATCCGGAAGAGCAAAAAAGAGAAGCTTGTATACAGCTTGTATATGACCAATTGTTAAGAAATGAAGTAGATGAAAAGTTTGTAACCCAACTGGTAGCGGAAATAGAAAATAAGATTACAAAAGATATTACAATAGATAATATTTTATCTCATGTATATCAGAAAATCATATTAAAACTTGGTCAGCCAAAAACTATTGAAGTACAAGAAAATAAGTGTAAATTCATATTTTTTATCGGACCGACTGGAGTCGGTAAAACAACGACCATTGCAAAGATAGCATCAGATCTTAAGCTAAACAGAAAGTTAAAGGTTGCTATGTTGACCTCTGATACCTATCGTATCGCAGCTGTTGATCAGTTAAGAACCTATGCGAATATCCTTGGGATACCTATGAAAGTAATCTATACGGAAGAAGAAATGATAAGTGCCAGAGAAGAGCTTCTTGATTATGATATCGTACTTGTGGATACAGCAGGACGTTCACATAAGAATAGACAACAAAGAGATGATGTCGAAAGACTGCTTGGTACGGTAACAGAGGATGAAAAAGAAATATATCTGGTATTAAGTGCTACTACGAAATACAAAGATTTGATTCGTATTACAGAGAATTACTCTGAGATTACCAACTATCGCTTAATCTTTACGAAATTGGATGAAACAATTTCAGTAGGAAATATTTTGAATATCAGGATGCTGACGAATGCTGAGCTTTCCTATGCCACTTGCGGACAGAATGTTCCCGATGACATCGGCAAGATTGACACACAAGAAACTGCGAAGAAACTTTTAGGAGGTTTTGAGTAA
- a CDS encoding chemotaxis protein CheA, producing the protein MDVSQYLEIFIDETKEHLQSLNQQLLILETEPENSETINEIFRAAHSLKGMAGTMGFKRMQRLTHDMENVFSEIRNGKMGVTAELVDVLFKGLDALEGYLSNIQASADEGTEDYEEIIQQLNSILNAGLGKAAEDVKEQVQVTQTVSAAAVDTVSASTGKYKELPLAEYEKNAIAKADKVGVRAYGITVFVQEYCILKAARAFLVFKALESLGDVIKSKPEVQDIEDEKFDLDFSVVLLTKEDIEKVRKTVLSVSEIKEVFIEPIYVSSSEVAEEKEAAQTEEKELRNNNQNKTAAQSTVKQQSSKPVVNRSVRVDIEKLDVLMNLVSELIIAKNGLVSMNTGERISKTDSGFNEQIEYLERVTTNLHESVMKVRMVPIESVLNRFPRMIRDLSKSLNKKMELYMTGEETELDRTVIDEIGDPLMHLLRNAADHGLESNEERVAKGKPAAGSIYLDAYQDGNNVVIEVRDDGAGINVEKVKRKAVEKGTITNEQADVMSDKEIIDLLFKPSFSTAEVITDVSGRGVGLDVVKTKIEALGGDIEAKTKLGAGSNFIIRLPLTLAIIQALMVELGSEKYAIPLGSIQTIEDVAASDIKYVHSKEVINLRGNVIPLLRLNQILDVPGDKENQENMIVVIISKGDRLAGLVVDNLIGQQEIVIKSIGKFINNNKIIGGATILGDGEVALILDVNTLV; encoded by the coding sequence ATGGATGTGAGTCAATATCTTGAGATATTTATTGATGAAACAAAAGAACATTTGCAGAGTTTAAACCAACAGTTATTAATATTAGAAACAGAACCGGAAAATAGTGAGACCATAAATGAAATATTCAGGGCGGCTCATTCTCTTAAAGGAATGGCTGGAACCATGGGCTTTAAGAGAATGCAGAGATTGACCCATGATATGGAAAATGTTTTCTCTGAGATCAGAAATGGCAAGATGGGTGTGACAGCAGAGCTGGTTGATGTATTGTTTAAGGGCCTTGATGCGTTGGAAGGATATTTAAGTAATATACAGGCAAGTGCGGATGAAGGAACAGAAGATTATGAAGAGATTATACAACAGCTTAACAGTATTTTGAATGCTGGTTTAGGCAAAGCTGCAGAAGATGTTAAGGAACAGGTACAGGTAACTCAGACTGTCAGTGCAGCAGCAGTAGATACTGTTTCAGCTTCTACCGGAAAATACAAGGAATTACCCCTTGCTGAATATGAGAAAAACGCTATTGCAAAAGCGGACAAAGTTGGAGTGCGTGCATACGGTATAACGGTTTTTGTACAGGAATACTGTATATTAAAAGCCGCAAGAGCTTTCCTTGTATTCAAAGCTTTAGAAAGTCTCGGTGATGTTATTAAATCAAAGCCCGAGGTACAGGATATTGAAGACGAGAAATTTGATCTTGATTTCAGCGTTGTTCTTTTAACGAAAGAAGATATTGAGAAAGTCAGAAAAACAGTTCTAAGTGTTTCTGAAATTAAAGAAGTTTTTATAGAGCCGATTTATGTCTCATCATCGGAAGTAGCGGAGGAAAAAGAAGCTGCACAGACGGAAGAAAAAGAATTAAGAAATAATAACCAGAATAAAACAGCAGCTCAAAGTACCGTTAAGCAGCAGAGCTCCAAACCTGTCGTTAACCGTTCGGTTCGCGTGGATATCGAAAAACTGGACGTACTTATGAATCTGGTAAGTGAGCTGATTATAGCAAAGAACGGTCTGGTTTCCATGAATACCGGAGAGAGAATCTCAAAGACGGATTCCGGTTTCAATGAACAGATTGAATACCTTGAAAGAGTTACTACAAATCTTCATGAATCTGTAATGAAGGTTCGAATGGTTCCAATTGAAAGTGTATTAAACCGTTTCCCTCGAATGATAAGAGATTTATCCAAATCCTTAAATAAGAAGATGGAACTTTACATGACAGGAGAAGAAACAGAATTAGACAGAACCGTTATAGATGAAATCGGTGATCCGCTGATGCACTTACTTCGTAATGCGGCAGACCATGGACTTGAAAGCAATGAAGAACGTGTGGCGAAAGGCAAACCTGCTGCAGGCTCTATTTATCTGGACGCTTATCAGGATGGAAATAACGTTGTAATTGAAGTCAGAGATGATGGTGCAGGCATCAATGTTGAAAAAGTCAAGAGAAAAGCAGTTGAAAAAGGGACCATTACCAACGAACAGGCTGATGTAATGTCTGATAAAGAAATTATAGATTTGCTGTTCAAACCTAGCTTCTCAACGGCAGAGGTCATTACAGATGTATCAGGCAGAGGCGTTGGTCTTGATGTTGTAAAGACAAAAATCGAAGCACTGGGAGGAGATATTGAAGCGAAAACGAAACTTGGAGCAGGAAGTAACTTCATTATCAGATTACCCCTTACTCTGGCCATTATACAGGCGTTAATGGTAGAACTTGGATCTGAGAAGTATGCAATTCCTCTTGGTAGCATTCAGACCATTGAAGACGTAGCTGCTTCTGATATAAAATATGTTCACTCCAAGGAAGTTATTAATCTTCGCGGCAATGTTATACCTTTACTTCGTCTAAATCAGATTCTGGATGTACCGGGTGACAAAGAAAACCAGGAGAACATGATTGTTGTTATTATATCAAAAGGAGACAGGCTGGCAGGTCTTGTAGTAGATAATCTAATTGGTCAGCAGGAAATTGTTATTAAGTCAATTGGAAAGTTTATTAATAATAATAAGATCATAGGCGGAGCTACCATACTTGGTGACGGTGAGGTTGCCCTGATTCTCGATGTTAATACGCTGGTCTAG
- a CDS encoding MinD/ParA family protein, with translation MDQAEQLRNIVKKQSLPDKLARVITVTSGKGGVGKSNLAVNLGIQLTRLGKRVVILDADFGLANVEVMLGIRPKHSLADLIYGNKTLQEIITKGPEDLMFISGGSGIQEMSDITKGQLDFLNRKLYELDEIADIIIIDTGAGITGSVLEFVIASEEVLLVITPEPTSITDAYALLKVLNKKPEFNSEQTSIKMISNRINTLEEGRSLYNKMNLVVEKFLTVKLEYLGGIPQDANVSKAVMQQKPYSILYPNSPSAKAVSALAASLCNGVPVNKQERRGFANLFTSLIHRRTNK, from the coding sequence ATGGATCAGGCAGAGCAGCTTCGAAATATTGTTAAAAAACAGAGTTTGCCTGATAAACTAGCCAGGGTAATAACAGTTACAAGCGGAAAAGGCGGTGTAGGCAAATCTAATTTAGCTGTTAATTTAGGTATTCAATTAACCCGATTAGGTAAACGGGTTGTAATACTGGATGCTGATTTTGGACTTGCAAATGTTGAGGTTATGCTTGGCATAAGGCCAAAACACAGTCTTGCAGATTTAATTTACGGAAATAAGACACTTCAGGAAATCATAACAAAAGGACCGGAAGATCTGATGTTCATATCAGGGGGATCTGGAATACAGGAAATGTCTGATATTACGAAAGGCCAATTGGACTTTCTTAACCGTAAACTATATGAATTAGATGAAATCGCCGATATCATTATAATTGATACAGGTGCAGGTATAACCGGCAGTGTATTGGAATTTGTTATTGCCAGTGAAGAAGTTCTGTTGGTGATAACGCCTGAGCCTACATCAATAACAGATGCGTATGCCTTATTAAAGGTATTGAATAAGAAACCTGAATTTAATTCAGAACAGACATCCATAAAGATGATTTCAAATCGAATCAATACACTGGAAGAAGGCCGCAGTTTATATAATAAGATGAATCTGGTGGTCGAAAAATTTTTAACAGTTAAGCTGGAGTATCTGGGAGGAATACCACAGGATGCCAATGTTTCGAAAGCGGTCATGCAGCAGAAGCCTTATTCCATCTTGTATCCTAATTCACCCTCTGCCAAAGCAGTATCGGCATTGGCCGCCTCACTCTGTAATGGAGTTCCGGTTAATAAACAGGAACGGAGAGGTTTTGCCAATTTATTTACAAGTCTGATTCATCGCAGGACAAACAAATAG